The following are encoded together in the Desulfonauticus submarinus genome:
- a CDS encoding pyridoxal phosphate-dependent aminotransferase, with product MPVPKHISKLTSFIVMDILETAQTMEQQGTSVIHLEIGEPDFPPSPEVKQAILRGVNQDFTHYTHSQGMLPLREALSEYYLKKYKLNIHPDQFFITQGTSPALLMTLNLLLNPGDEVIITDPCYACYPNFIQALNAKPIRIPIFEQSGYKIEIELVKKHLTSRTKVMLINSPANPTGILLSSSNLKQLADLAEEKNFFIISDEIYHGLVYDTKEHSILEFTNNAFVLNGFSKLFAMTGLRLGYIIAPRPFIPFLRKMAQNFFICANSLAQLAGIAALTSSEEYVQNMVKTFSKRRKFILKELKKLGFNLPVEPQGAFYVFVNASHLTKKFAGSSLKLAQDILKKAHVGITPGIDFGPRGEGYLRFSYANSLDNLKQGLKRLQHYLNSF from the coding sequence ATGCCTGTACCTAAACATATTTCTAAACTAACTTCTTTTATTGTCATGGATATTCTGGAAACAGCTCAAACAATGGAACAACAAGGAACATCCGTCATTCACCTAGAAATAGGAGAACCAGATTTTCCTCCTTCTCCAGAAGTAAAACAAGCAATCTTAAGAGGTGTCAACCAAGATTTTACCCATTATACTCACAGTCAAGGGATGCTACCTTTACGCGAAGCTTTATCTGAATATTACCTTAAAAAATATAAATTAAACATTCATCCTGACCAATTTTTTATAACTCAAGGGACATCTCCTGCACTCTTAATGACCTTAAATTTACTTCTGAATCCAGGTGATGAAGTTATAATTACAGATCCTTGTTATGCCTGTTATCCAAACTTTATCCAAGCTCTAAACGCCAAACCTATACGTATACCTATTTTTGAACAATCTGGATATAAAATTGAAATAGAACTAGTCAAAAAACACCTTACTTCTAGAACTAAAGTTATGTTAATAAATTCTCCTGCCAACCCTACAGGAATACTCCTCTCTTCTTCTAATCTCAAACAATTAGCAGATCTTGCTGAAGAAAAAAATTTTTTTATTATTTCAGACGAGATATACCACGGTCTTGTATATGATACTAAAGAACACTCCATTCTTGAATTTACGAACAATGCCTTTGTCTTAAATGGATTTTCTAAATTATTTGCTATGACTGGACTAAGGCTAGGCTATATTATAGCTCCACGACCTTTTATCCCCTTTTTACGCAAAATGGCCCAAAATTTCTTTATCTGTGCCAATTCTTTGGCTCAACTTGCAGGTATAGCTGCCTTAACTTCTAGTGAAGAATATGTTCAAAATATGGTTAAAACATTTTCTAAACGACGCAAATTTATTTTAAAAGAGCTTAAGAAATTAGGATTCAACTTGCCAGTAGAACCACAAGGAGCCTTTTATGTCTTTGTAAATGCTTCGCATCTTACAAAAAAATTTGCTGGTAGCTCTCTTAAATTAGCTCAAGATATATTGAAAAAAGCCCATGTAGGAATAACACCTGGAATAGATTTTGGGCCTAGGGGAGAAGGATATCTAAGATTCTCCTATGCCAATTCTCTTGACAATTTAAAACAAGGACTAAAGCGATTACAACATTATTTAAACTCATTTTAA
- a CDS encoding metal ABC transporter ATP-binding protein, protein MKKIVIELKNVSFAYREQIVLENVNLRVRQKEFWAILGPNGGGKTTLLKIILGLLKPLQGEVKVFGKPPAKVREFIGYVPQHGVRNTLLPLSVFELVAMGYQKNKSIGFFYNHKCKHKVYNALDRVGLVSLAHRNVLELSGGELQRALVARALVNSPKLLIFDEPTANVDPQGKVCLYELLGQLKQDMTILVVTHDLVVSSSSVDCLAAVNKKIVVSKTGELDKTMLDLIYGIHGELCPLNKAVSNPPGTFLKP, encoded by the coding sequence GTGAAAAAAATAGTGATAGAATTAAAAAATGTAAGTTTTGCTTATAGGGAACAAATAGTTTTAGAAAATGTGAACTTAAGAGTAAGACAAAAAGAATTTTGGGCAATACTTGGTCCTAATGGTGGAGGTAAAACAACTTTGCTTAAAATCATTTTAGGTTTATTAAAACCTTTACAAGGGGAAGTAAAAGTATTTGGCAAACCTCCTGCTAAGGTACGAGAGTTTATAGGTTATGTCCCTCAACATGGGGTGCGCAACACTTTGCTTCCTCTAAGTGTCTTTGAGTTGGTTGCCATGGGTTATCAAAAGAATAAAAGTATTGGCTTTTTTTATAATCATAAGTGTAAACATAAAGTTTATAATGCCTTGGATAGAGTTGGATTAGTTTCTTTAGCCCATAGAAATGTTTTAGAACTATCTGGGGGAGAACTGCAACGTGCCTTAGTGGCAAGAGCTTTAGTAAATAGTCCTAAATTGCTTATTTTTGATGAACCTACTGCAAATGTAGATCCTCAAGGAAAGGTTTGTTTATATGAGCTTTTGGGGCAATTAAAACAGGATATGACTATTTTAGTAGTTACTCATGATTTGGTTGTATCTTCATCCTCTGTGGATTGCTTAGCAGCAGTGAATAAAAAAATTGTGGTGAGCAAAACAGGAGAATTAGATAAGACAATGTTAGATTTGATATATGGAATACATGGTGAACTGTGCCCTTTAAACAAGGCTGTTTCAAATCCTCCTGGGACTTTTTTAAAACCCTAA
- a CDS encoding sulfite exporter TauE/SafE family protein, translating into MLEFFEITFQVSGVSTNIFLPPLISFIVSFFTSMSGVSGAFILLPFQISILHYTSPSVSATNQLFNLIAIPSGVLRYIKEKRMLYSLAAIITAGSVPGILVGSWMRLKYFPDPKKFKFFAGLVLLYIGIKLLKDILYVTKSPPKTNSFVLKKTTFSLFRSTFIFNDKLFTFPTLPIFFLSLCIGIIGGIYGIGGGALLVPFLVAYFKLPIYAIAGATLLSTFISSLAGVIIYQILGQYYPHLSVSPDWSLGFLFGVGGILGMYLGAKTQKYVPTKIIKSILCFCVVFISLKYILNFFIS; encoded by the coding sequence ATGTTAGAATTTTTTGAAATTACTTTCCAAGTCTCAGGAGTAAGTACCAATATATTTCTACCACCTCTAATTTCTTTTATTGTGTCGTTTTTTACTTCTATGAGCGGAGTTTCAGGAGCTTTTATTCTCCTTCCTTTTCAAATAAGCATCCTTCACTATACTTCTCCTTCAGTAAGCGCTACTAATCAACTTTTTAATCTTATCGCTATACCAAGTGGAGTCCTACGCTATATAAAAGAAAAAAGAATGCTCTACTCCCTTGCAGCTATAATTACAGCAGGAAGTGTCCCTGGCATATTAGTGGGTAGTTGGATGAGATTAAAATACTTTCCAGATCCTAAAAAATTTAAATTCTTTGCAGGCTTAGTTTTGCTTTATATAGGAATAAAACTTTTAAAAGATATTTTGTATGTAACTAAATCTCCTCCTAAAACAAACAGCTTTGTCTTAAAAAAAACAACTTTTTCCCTATTCCGTTCAACTTTTATATTTAACGATAAACTATTTACTTTTCCTACTCTACCAATATTCTTTTTAAGCCTCTGTATCGGAATCATTGGAGGGATATATGGTATTGGTGGTGGCGCCCTTTTAGTACCTTTTCTAGTAGCTTACTTTAAATTACCCATTTATGCCATTGCTGGCGCAACTTTACTTTCTACCTTTATAAGCTCTCTAGCTGGTGTTATAATCTATCAAATACTAGGACAATATTACCCTCATTTAAGCGTCTCCCCTGATTGGTCGTTGGGATTTCTTTTTGGAGTAGGTGGTATTCTTGGAATGTATCTTGGGGCAAAAACACAAAAATATGTTCCTACCAAAATAATTAAGTCTATTTTATGCTTTTGTGTAGTATTTATTTCTTTAAAGTATATTCTAAACTTTTTTATTTCTTAA
- a CDS encoding metal ABC transporter solute-binding protein, Zn/Mn family: protein MRGFLFGLILGVALFCGQVSFAKTVVVVSIEPQVYFVQKIGGSGFQVEVMVPPGAEPHAYEPRPRQMQMITKAKAYLAIGVPFEKVWLKRFKQQNPQLRIFYLDKGIKKYPLEEQVVFVQKRDSSIKGELDPHIWLGLDEAKQIAKNTFNALAKIFPDQKAVFKKNLEQFLVHLDQLKKDFNQKLRLLKGKTFLVFHPSWGYFARCFGLKQMAIEVKGREPSAREMAEIIKLAREKKIAVIFIQPQFARKKAEVIAKQLGARVVSLDPLARNWEKNLLKVVDSLLLK from the coding sequence ATGAGAGGGTTTTTGTTTGGCCTAATTTTAGGGGTAGCATTATTTTGTGGTCAGGTTAGTTTTGCCAAAACTGTGGTGGTAGTAAGTATTGAACCGCAAGTTTATTTTGTACAAAAGATAGGAGGATCTGGTTTTCAGGTAGAGGTTATGGTTCCTCCTGGAGCAGAGCCCCATGCGTATGAGCCACGTCCAAGACAGATGCAGATGATAACAAAAGCTAAGGCTTACTTGGCCATAGGAGTCCCTTTTGAAAAAGTATGGTTAAAACGGTTTAAACAACAAAATCCTCAGTTAAGAATTTTTTATTTAGATAAAGGTATAAAAAAATATCCACTTGAGGAACAAGTTGTGTTTGTACAAAAGAGAGATTCTTCTATAAAGGGAGAGCTAGATCCACATATTTGGTTAGGCTTAGATGAGGCAAAGCAAATAGCTAAAAATACCTTTAATGCTTTGGCTAAAATTTTTCCTGATCAAAAGGCAGTTTTTAAAAAAAATTTAGAACAGTTTTTGGTTCATTTAGATCAGTTAAAAAAGGATTTTAATCAAAAGTTACGATTATTAAAAGGTAAGACTTTTTTGGTATTTCACCCTTCGTGGGGGTATTTTGCAAGATGTTTTGGCTTAAAACAAATGGCAATTGAAGTAAAAGGTAGAGAACCTAGTGCAAGAGAAATGGCTGAAATTATTAAATTGGCGCGAGAAAAAAAGATTGCTGTTATTTTCATCCAGCCTCAATTTGCCAGAAAAAAAGCAGAAGTCATTGCCAAACAATTAGGAGCAAGAGTTGTGAGTTTAGATCCCTTAGCTAGAAATTGGGAAAAAAATCTTTTAAAAGTTGTAGATTCTCTTTTATTAAAATAG
- a CDS encoding vWA domain-containing protein, with the protein MKTLIFILLFFISMISLSQANSYFYFPELNQFCPQNTKSITDSDIFFNKEIYGQIKKCTTHISASKILDNLKNLNFKIQESPEEINAYKDINKKSTLWLRFDKQNSNITVLSQYILIPNTPLEIEIKENKTQYFYIKHNKDSFLSLTLDLPAKTVVNISCELKIYKGKFKKHIFYSKQCDSERSKKYILYNIPQDPGLYLWKVELEDAQTDKAKLRIISQQEAKLTPIALGDKVGGILIKNITNKKVTAVPDEGLDYVDIQYPYLSTIPVKADTTSKGNALFWLPAGRWTLRSHPLSKTEQSTLNSLEAHLIPVFPGHLTIVKWPLTTGEISFNNHQEKLKILKTSIGKKKAYLDFALFNLKEKNIKPTLKEFQIQEGSSYGKALSLERIKTPLDIVILLDSSGSMKKSIKDALKATSDFLHSLPSNANITLIDFDNSPKILKKGTPKQILDSLSQVKANGATALYDAISLGLKELSKANRPALIIFTDGKDSNYNDSGPGSKTTKTEIWDMVRAAHLPLFCIGFGKNPDVETLSRLASLSGGNYYKALNKKALSQVFRKIKANLGHQWRLTYKRPVQVSTEKPVFALVVDNSGSMNMSPEECDGCNYRLEKVKQILKNFIQNIPSKTLMQLFIFSDYVVVKQVLTDNKAALLRGLSEMKELGGTNILESIRAAYTFLHSVTSNQKYLIYITDAALKVETSKQAELNLILQKIKDDRIKSLWIGMLDKDKDNVFAKTAKLSAGESIVAPTTTSLDKTLKKLNQNINSLSPNNKQFVRLTYKHTTKLGKVYLLSDGTLVETVQTKTNNEQRSLEGIIWEKGEQLAPYTGKVAKFITGNALIGKEALVSKRIPLNISSKNKAVEITLKEAIFFSKLNGLTPPPGKRFLAFITTLKNILPAQKVIIYPNGSSYPASWMSGNNRQAGKTVFKKPDYLIPNAKLHFFLRWNNQQNIPLSKATYLANTPLILPDDNSIYLSPQKLIKGTFIFIVPDNFMEQSSLHFYDTAYGHIDLPISGIIKQTKEQIKKLPHKVKGKLSTTFSIHIKGSIDKTKIQNITASKGNVFRILDCVLTSKIQAHLAINPKKRLFLSISTNNGDFFFKLHPLTQTIPYGLYTSRLITPGSYNRLRLLFEIPKGLAKLPASLVIDLKGGPVILPLTPKHSSTKPSYQLKINNKSATLFINNIYLLNSFKEFSSGLLLDISLKNNLNATTTFENVLSLKLTPSAKKRLSKLGIKIKKQKHTESKGLASFGQNMSGSKIGDIFPSEFPEYLLGLTSNSLVFRSQKRRGFIFFDLPPKTFPKDWVITSPIFGNLKQQITQPSKFKERNLLTTYTNYSKDNEDFDTKLSELIENITQKRHAQNFIKPGKQAPCSATTLDGTAPQGTNISPPSQLLAGGETWKQIDSLDKLKSTLRELKFVPSQKSPWQIVFSPEAVFTQKWYTENEAAYMAELILNKKGIETIRKKALLSNKGKQSLRKIANTNISLSEEYSVPIVEYIDKNGKHSLIFPFFKEEKKISSFIKNTKKDISSDIPNVNIEILVEAKSCLSSEQQSLKDITDALGSGEQNDLQQFILLNQDINLKDTSLDCLDLGFIETIEPNKGKVIKAILDSPLGRKIGQQSLILSEYQPVSITINISLPNSTYTTTRYLDPKTSLNHLFFVLGINSPDLPQESIQKLNKYWHKKHSSTKKPNIISSLKWLGRGIIYRFIGAQTKYELNLTNKLGLYLSRANHPRILVVTAKLNENGQVNTSLDLVQPYPKIYGQENKIHTFNILAGLFYTSLEAKAVPKGLSALNLLSCLPKQSQLILIPQNSISEFIEILKQKKYPYKILNHFKNTQNYILFPSIPLQVNNKYRTAWFEIDPYNYKVMSYLDSGEKGAVETVVSQDITMITDYMVGAWVGLQVSVWSNAGFSLMLDDYKEIQLQAHNFARQMAAVLYQHPSDIKSFAYNSWKINKELNFKYQNFTKEELTKSFAQDGWTSGDIRDLAIDPASWNKKLGDKELELGFARGFKDAVDWYFEH; encoded by the coding sequence ATGAAAACTCTAATTTTTATTTTATTATTCTTTATATCCATGATCTCATTATCTCAAGCAAATTCATACTTTTACTTTCCAGAACTAAATCAGTTCTGTCCCCAAAACACAAAATCTATAACAGATTCTGACATATTTTTTAATAAAGAAATATATGGACAAATAAAAAAATGTACTACGCATATATCTGCATCAAAAATCTTAGACAACCTAAAAAACCTAAATTTCAAAATTCAAGAATCCCCTGAAGAAATTAATGCATATAAAGATATAAATAAAAAATCTACTCTTTGGCTAAGATTTGACAAACAAAATTCTAACATAACTGTTTTATCTCAATATATCTTAATTCCTAATACTCCATTAGAAATAGAAATAAAAGAAAATAAAACACAATATTTCTATATAAAACATAACAAAGATAGCTTCTTAAGTTTAACTTTAGATCTACCTGCAAAAACTGTTGTTAATATTTCTTGTGAATTAAAAATTTATAAAGGAAAATTTAAAAAACATATTTTTTATTCTAAACAATGCGATTCTGAAAGATCTAAAAAATATATTTTATATAACATTCCCCAAGATCCAGGACTTTATTTGTGGAAAGTTGAGTTAGAAGATGCCCAAACAGATAAAGCTAAATTAAGAATTATTTCTCAACAAGAAGCAAAGTTAACACCTATTGCTTTAGGTGACAAAGTAGGAGGTATTCTTATAAAAAACATTACTAATAAAAAAGTAACAGCTGTCCCTGATGAAGGCTTAGATTATGTAGATATCCAGTATCCTTATTTATCCACTATACCAGTAAAGGCAGACACTACCTCAAAAGGAAATGCACTCTTTTGGCTTCCTGCAGGTCGATGGACATTAAGGAGCCATCCTCTTTCTAAAACAGAACAAAGTACTTTAAATTCGTTAGAAGCACATTTAATTCCAGTGTTTCCTGGCCATTTAACTATTGTTAAATGGCCTCTTACAACTGGAGAAATTTCATTCAATAACCACCAAGAAAAATTAAAAATATTAAAAACTTCTATTGGGAAGAAAAAAGCATATCTAGACTTTGCCCTATTTAATTTAAAGGAAAAAAATATTAAGCCAACCTTAAAAGAATTTCAGATTCAGGAAGGTTCATCTTATGGAAAAGCTCTTAGTTTAGAAAGGATAAAAACTCCTTTAGACATTGTGATCTTATTAGATTCTTCTGGTTCAATGAAAAAATCTATTAAAGACGCCCTTAAAGCAACCTCAGATTTCTTACATTCTTTGCCTTCAAATGCCAACATTACTTTAATAGATTTTGATAACAGCCCAAAAATATTAAAAAAAGGAACACCTAAACAAATCTTAGATTCTTTATCACAAGTCAAAGCTAATGGAGCAACTGCTTTATATGATGCTATTAGCTTAGGTTTAAAAGAATTATCTAAAGCCAACAGACCAGCTCTTATTATTTTTACAGATGGCAAAGATTCTAATTATAATGACAGTGGACCTGGTAGTAAAACCACTAAAACAGAAATCTGGGATATGGTAAGAGCAGCCCATTTACCCTTATTCTGTATTGGATTTGGGAAAAACCCTGACGTTGAAACCTTATCTAGGTTAGCATCTCTTAGTGGAGGAAACTACTATAAGGCCCTAAATAAAAAAGCACTATCTCAGGTTTTTAGAAAAATTAAAGCAAATCTCGGTCATCAATGGAGATTAACATATAAAAGGCCTGTTCAAGTTTCTACAGAAAAGCCTGTATTTGCTTTGGTAGTAGATAATAGTGGATCAATGAATATGTCTCCAGAGGAGTGCGATGGATGTAATTATCGCTTAGAAAAAGTCAAACAAATTTTAAAAAACTTTATCCAAAATATTCCTTCAAAAACCTTAATGCAACTTTTTATCTTTAGTGATTATGTAGTAGTAAAACAAGTCTTAACAGATAACAAAGCTGCTCTTTTAAGAGGTCTTTCTGAAATGAAAGAACTTGGTGGCACAAATATATTAGAATCTATTAGGGCAGCTTATACTTTTTTACACTCTGTTACCTCTAATCAAAAATACTTAATTTATATCACTGATGCAGCACTTAAAGTAGAAACTTCTAAACAAGCAGAACTAAATCTTATTCTACAAAAAATTAAAGATGATCGCATTAAGAGTCTTTGGATAGGTATGTTAGACAAAGATAAAGATAATGTGTTTGCTAAAACTGCAAAACTTTCAGCAGGAGAATCAATTGTTGCTCCTACAACCACTTCCTTAGATAAAACTTTAAAAAAACTTAACCAAAATATAAATTCTTTATCTCCAAATAATAAACAGTTTGTAAGACTTACTTATAAACATACTACAAAATTGGGAAAGGTATATTTACTTTCTGATGGGACTTTAGTAGAGACCGTCCAAACTAAAACCAACAACGAACAAAGATCCCTTGAAGGAATTATCTGGGAAAAAGGAGAGCAACTAGCCCCCTACACTGGCAAAGTAGCTAAATTTATTACAGGAAATGCTCTTATAGGAAAAGAAGCACTTGTAAGCAAACGCATCCCTTTAAACATCTCCTCTAAAAACAAAGCAGTTGAAATTACTTTAAAAGAAGCTATTTTTTTCTCTAAGCTAAATGGTCTTACTCCACCTCCAGGAAAACGATTTTTGGCCTTTATAACAACCCTAAAAAACATCTTACCTGCTCAAAAAGTAATAATATATCCTAATGGTTCTTCTTATCCTGCATCTTGGATGTCTGGGAATAATAGACAAGCAGGAAAGACTGTTTTTAAAAAACCAGACTACTTAATACCAAATGCTAAACTTCACTTTTTCTTACGTTGGAATAATCAACAAAATATTCCTCTTTCTAAAGCTACCTATTTAGCTAATACGCCTCTTATCTTACCTGATGATAATAGTATTTATCTCTCTCCACAAAAGCTAATTAAAGGTACATTTATCTTTATAGTTCCAGATAATTTTATGGAGCAAAGCTCTCTCCACTTTTACGATACTGCCTATGGCCACATAGATTTGCCCATAAGTGGAATAATTAAACAAACCAAAGAACAAATCAAAAAACTTCCTCATAAAGTTAAGGGAAAATTATCCACAACTTTTTCCATTCATATTAAGGGGAGTATAGACAAAACAAAAATCCAAAATATTACAGCCTCAAAGGGGAATGTATTCCGCATATTAGATTGTGTGTTAACTTCTAAAATACAAGCTCATCTAGCCATTAATCCCAAGAAAAGACTATTCCTATCTATCTCTACTAACAATGGCGATTTTTTCTTTAAACTACATCCATTGACGCAAACTATTCCCTACGGATTATATACTTCCAGGCTTATTACTCCTGGTTCTTATAATCGTTTGCGTTTATTATTTGAAATCCCTAAAGGTTTAGCTAAGTTACCTGCAAGTTTAGTTATAGATTTAAAAGGAGGGCCTGTAATTCTACCTTTAACTCCCAAACATTCTTCAACTAAACCATCTTATCAATTAAAAATAAACAACAAAAGTGCTACCTTATTTATCAATAACATATATCTATTAAACAGTTTCAAAGAATTTTCTTCAGGATTACTTTTGGATATAAGTCTTAAAAATAATTTAAATGCCACAACTACATTTGAAAATGTGTTAAGTTTAAAATTAACACCTAGTGCTAAAAAACGGTTAAGTAAACTTGGTATAAAAATAAAAAAACAAAAACATACTGAAAGCAAAGGGTTAGCAAGCTTTGGACAAAATATGAGTGGCTCGAAAATTGGAGATATTTTCCCCTCAGAGTTCCCAGAATACCTTTTAGGACTTACCTCAAATAGTTTGGTATTTAGGAGTCAAAAAAGACGTGGATTTATCTTCTTTGATTTACCCCCAAAAACATTCCCTAAAGATTGGGTTATAACTTCTCCCATATTTGGGAATCTTAAACAACAAATTACACAGCCGTCTAAATTTAAAGAACGTAATCTTCTTACCACTTATACCAATTACTCTAAAGACAATGAAGATTTTGATACAAAATTATCTGAACTTATAGAAAATATAACCCAAAAACGTCATGCCCAAAACTTTATAAAACCAGGGAAACAAGCTCCTTGTTCAGCCACAACTTTAGATGGAACAGCTCCCCAAGGGACAAACATCTCTCCTCCCTCGCAACTATTAGCAGGCGGAGAAACATGGAAACAAATAGACTCCTTAGATAAGTTAAAATCCACTCTACGGGAATTAAAATTTGTGCCTTCTCAGAAATCTCCGTGGCAAATAGTATTTTCTCCTGAGGCTGTTTTTACTCAAAAATGGTATACTGAAAATGAAGCAGCGTATATGGCTGAGCTTATTTTAAATAAAAAAGGTATAGAAACAATTAGAAAAAAAGCATTGCTCTCCAATAAAGGAAAACAGAGCCTACGCAAAATAGCTAATACTAATATCTCCTTATCAGAAGAATACAGTGTTCCTATTGTAGAATATATAGATAAAAATGGTAAACACTCTCTAATCTTCCCATTTTTTAAAGAAGAGAAAAAGATTTCTTCCTTTATCAAAAATACAAAAAAAGATATCTCATCTGATATACCAAATGTAAATATAGAAATACTTGTTGAAGCAAAGTCATGTTTGAGCAGTGAACAACAATCTTTAAAAGATATTACAGACGCTTTAGGAAGTGGAGAACAAAATGATCTTCAGCAATTTATTCTGTTAAACCAAGATATTAATTTAAAAGATACCAGTTTAGACTGTCTTGATCTAGGCTTTATAGAAACCATAGAACCAAACAAAGGAAAAGTTATTAAAGCAATTTTAGATTCTCCTTTAGGTAGAAAAATCGGCCAACAAAGTTTAATTTTATCAGAATACCAACCTGTAAGCATAACCATCAATATTTCCCTTCCAAACTCTACTTATACAACTACTCGTTACCTTGACCCCAAAACATCTTTAAATCATTTATTTTTTGTATTGGGAATAAATTCACCAGACCTACCCCAAGAAAGTATTCAAAAATTAAATAAATATTGGCATAAAAAACATAGTTCTACTAAGAAGCCAAATATAATCTCTAGCCTTAAATGGCTAGGGCGAGGAATTATTTATCGTTTTATAGGAGCTCAAACTAAATATGAACTTAATCTAACAAATAAACTTGGACTTTACTTGTCGAGAGCAAACCATCCTAGAATACTTGTGGTTACTGCCAAACTAAATGAAAATGGACAAGTTAATACGTCTCTAGATTTAGTCCAACCCTATCCCAAGATATATGGCCAAGAAAATAAAATACATACATTTAATATTTTAGCTGGGTTATTTTATACCTCTTTAGAAGCAAAAGCAGTTCCTAAAGGATTAAGTGCATTAAATCTATTGTCTTGCCTACCAAAACAAAGTCAATTAATTTTGATTCCTCAAAATAGTATCTCAGAATTTATAGAAATTCTAAAACAAAAAAAATATCCTTATAAAATTTTAAATCACTTTAAAAACACTCAAAATTACATTCTTTTCCCCTCTATACCTCTTCAAGTAAATAACAAATATAGAACAGCATGGTTTGAAATAGATCCATATAATTATAAAGTTATGTCCTATCTTGACTCTGGAGAAAAAGGAGCTGTAGAAACCGTAGTTTCTCAAGATATAACCATGATCACAGATTACATGGTAGGTGCTTGGGTTGGGTTACAAGTATCTGTTTGGTCAAATGCTGGATTTTCGCTCATGCTTGATGATTACAAAGAGATTCAACTCCAAGCTCACAATTTTGCCAGACAAATGGCTGCTGTTCTCTACCAACATCCATCAGATATTAAATCCTTTGCTTATAACTCTTGGAAAATCAACAAGGAACTTAATTTTAAATATCAAAACTTCACAAAAGAAGAATTAACTAAATCTTTTGCTCAAGACGGATGGACAAGTGGAGATATAAGAGATTTAGCAATTGATCCTGCGTCATGGAATAAAAAACTCGGAGACAAAGAGCTGGAACTTGGTTTTGCTCGTGGATTTAAAGATGCTGTAGATTGGTATTTTGAACATTAG
- a CDS encoding metal ABC transporter permease, producing the protein MVEMLGFEFMRNAFLAAFLASLACGLIGPLVVANRQVFLAGGMAHAAYGGVGLALFLSLPVLPVVWLFTLVMSVFFALINLKQKEMTEALVGLIWSGGMAFGILLLDFSSGYNVDLMSYLFGSILTVSKVDITLMSILNLIIGFIIWVKYKDFLVLIFDFEYAKSLGLKVNYLYILLVVLISFVVVLLIQVVGLILVVALLTIPAYLARRWSSNLAMMMFFSFLCALFFSLIGIVLSYYLNLTSGASIIAVAVICFSFFTLKDLFSGVLRNKKV; encoded by the coding sequence ATGGTAGAAATGCTTGGTTTTGAATTTATGCGGAATGCTTTTTTAGCCGCTTTTTTGGCAAGTCTAGCCTGTGGTCTTATTGGCCCACTGGTTGTGGCTAATAGACAAGTGTTTTTAGCAGGGGGAATGGCTCATGCCGCTTATGGAGGCGTAGGGTTGGCCCTTTTTTTGAGTTTGCCTGTTCTCCCTGTGGTCTGGCTTTTTACTCTTGTTATGAGTGTGTTTTTTGCTTTAATTAACTTAAAACAAAAAGAAATGACCGAAGCTCTTGTTGGATTAATTTGGTCTGGAGGTATGGCTTTTGGTATATTATTATTAGATTTTAGTTCAGGATATAATGTTGATCTTATGAGCTATCTTTTTGGAAGCATTTTGACTGTAAGTAAAGTTGATATTACTTTAATGTCCATTTTGAATTTAATTATTGGATTTATAATTTGGGTAAAATATAAAGACTTTTTAGTTTTAATTTTTGATTTTGAATATGCAAAATCTTTAGGGTTGAAAGTTAACTATCTTTATATTCTTTTAGTAGTGTTAATATCCTTTGTTGTTGTTTTACTTATACAAGTTGTTGGTTTAATTTTGGTTGTTGCATTGCTTACAATCCCTGCGTATTTAGCTAGGAGATGGAGCTCAAATTTAGCAATGATGATGTTTTTTTCATTTTTATGTGCCTTGTTTTTTTCACTAATAGGTATAGTTTTGAGTTATTATTTAAATTTAACTTCTGGTGCTAGTATCATTGCAGTAGCTGTAATATGCTTTTCTTTTTTCACTTTAAAAGATCTTTTTAGTGGTGTTTTAAGAAATAAAAAAGTTTAG